The Rhizobium leguminosarum region TCATCCGGTTCGCACCCGCATAGAGGAGCCGCGTCTGGTTGACGGCGGTCTCCAGTCCGCCGCCCGGAAGGTCGCCGGACCAGCTTTCGTGCGCAATGGCGGTGATCTTGCCGTCACGCTCGGTTCCAATGCGGATCCGCTGGATCGTCGCCGGCCGGTGGGTGGTGTTGTTTATCAGGAAGGGGCGGGGCAAGGCGACCTTGACGGGCCGTTTTACCGCACGCGCGCCGACAACGGCCAGCACGGCATCGGCCCGCAGAAACAGCTTGCCGCCGAAGCCGCCGCCGATAAAGGGCGACATGAGGTGGATCTTCTCCTTGTCGATGTCGAGCGTCGTCGCAAGGTCGGAACGCCACCAGTCGATCATCTGGCTGGAGGTCCAGACGGTCACCTCGTCGCCGTTCCAGGCTGCGATCGATGCGTGCGGCTCCATCATCGCATGCGACTGGTCGGGCGTCGTGTAAGACGCGTCGAGAGTGACGGGAGCTGACCTGAAGGCAGCCTCGAAGTCGCCGACCGCGGTATCTGGCTGCTGCGATTCATCCGGCTTGACGGCTGAATCCTTTGCCTTGGCGAGGTCGAACACACCTTTTTCTTCGGCATAGTCGACCTTGATCAGGGAGGCTGCGGCGCGTGCCTGCTCGAAGGTCTCGGCGACGACAACCGCGATTGCCTGGTGATAGTGTTGAACCTCGTCGCCACCGAAAAGCTTGGCGGTGTTGAACCTGCCCTTCTTCCGCTCGCCGACGTCGAGTGTCGTCACGACGGCAAGCACACCCGGAGCCGTCTTGGCGGAGGAAACGTCCATGGACCTGATGCGGCCCTTGGCGATGGCCGCACCGACAGGATAACCATAGGCGTAGGACATATTCGGATCGTGCCACTCATAGGCGTACATCGCGCGGCCGGTCGTCTTGAGCTGACCATCGATGCGGTGGATCGGCTGGCCGACGACCTTCAGATTGTCGATCGGGTTGGTTGTCGCTGGCGTATCGAACTGCATGGCTCAACCCCTTGCTTCGGCAATGACCGCGCCGAGCGTGCGCTCGACTAGGTCCACCTTGAAACGGTTCTGTTCGGTCGGGCGGGCGCCGGCAAGAAGCACGCCTGCCACCGCCCGCGCGCCTTTCGGCAGCTCGGCTTCGGCGGCCTCGATGCGCCACGGTTTGTGGGCGACGCCGCCGACGGCGACCCGTCCTGTGCCATCCGGCTGTATCACGGCTCCGACCGAGACGAGCGCGAAGGCATAGGAGGCGCGGTCTCGCACCTTGCGATAGATGTGCTTGCCGCCGATCGGGGGTGGCAGCAGGACCGCCGTGATGAACTCGCCGCGCTCAAGAACGGTTTCGATATCAGGCGTGTCGCCGGGCAACCGATGAAAGTCGGCGATCGCAATCGCACGGCGACTTCCGTCGGCCTTGACCGTTTCCACAACAGCATCGAGCGCCCGCATGGCGATGGCCATGTCACTCGGATGAGTGGCGATGCAAGCTTCGCTGGTGCCGACGACGGCATGCTGGCGGCTGAAGCCGCCGATGGCGGAACAGCCGCTGCCCGGCTGCCGCTTGTTGCACGGCTGGTTCGGGTCATAGAAATAGGGACAGCGCGTGCGCTGCAGGAGGTTGCCGGCCGTCGTCGCCTTGTTGCGCAGTTGCCCGGAGGCACCCGCGACAAGCGCCCTGGAGATCAGGCCGTAGTCGCGGCGAACGGTCTCATGAGCTGCAAGATCGGTGTTGCGGACCAAGGCGCCGATGCGAAGCCCGCCCTCCGGCGTGGGTTCGATCTTGTCGAGGCCGACACCATTGACGTCGATCAGATGCGTTGGCGTTTCGATCTCGAGCTTCATCAGGTCGAGGAGGTTGGTGCCGCCGGCGATGAACTTGGTTTCAGGATTTAAGGCAGCCGCCTTGGCCGCGGCCTCGACGGACGAGGCACGTTCATAGGTGAAGGCTCTCATGCTTTTATCCCCGCGACTTCCGAAATGGCATCGACAATGTTGGAATAGGCGCCGCATCGACAGATATTGCCGCTCATGCGTTCGCGGATCTCGGCCGGAGTGACGGCCGCCTGCGCCGTAAGATCACCAGTGACGTGGCTTGGTATGTTCGCCTTGATCTCCTCGAGCACCGCCACGGAGGAACAGATCTGTCCCGGCGTGCAGTAGCCGCACTGGAAGCCGTCATGCTTCACGAAGGCCGCCTGCATCGGATGAAGGTTTTCAGGCTGGCCGAGGCCCTCGATCGTGGTGATTTGATCGCCTTCGTGCATGACCGCCAGTGTCAGGCAGGAGTTGATGCGGTGGCCGTCGACCATGACGGTGCATGCACCGCATTGGCCGTGGTCGCATCCCTTCTTCGTGCCTGTGAGATGCAGGTGCTCGCGCAGTGCGTCGAGCAGCGACGTTCTGTTGTCGACCTCGAGATCGCGCTTCTCACCGTTCACGGCGAAGGAAACTTTGGATGTATAGGCCATGTCATTTCCTGGGGACTGTGCCGCCGCGGGCGCGACGGCTCCGGTGACCGCAATCGTCGCGGCCGACGAGATAAGTAGGTCTCGCCGGGAAATTTCCAGTTGTGTCTGGCTTGGCATGAACTGTTCCACCTTGCTCGTTG contains the following coding sequences:
- a CDS encoding FAD binding domain-containing protein, which translates into the protein MRAFTYERASSVEAAAKAAALNPETKFIAGGTNLLDLMKLEIETPTHLIDVNGVGLDKIEPTPEGGLRIGALVRNTDLAAHETVRRDYGLISRALVAGASGQLRNKATTAGNLLQRTRCPYFYDPNQPCNKRQPGSGCSAIGGFSRQHAVVGTSEACIATHPSDMAIAMRALDAVVETVKADGSRRAIAIADFHRLPGDTPDIETVLERGEFITAVLLPPPIGGKHIYRKVRDRASYAFALVSVGAVIQPDGTGRVAVGGVAHKPWRIEAAEAELPKGARAVAGVLLAGARPTEQNRFKVDLVERTLGAVIAEARG
- the paoA gene encoding aldehyde dehydrogenase iron-sulfur subunit PaoA — its product is MEQFMPSQTQLEISRRDLLISSAATIAVTGAVAPAAAQSPGNDMAYTSKVSFAVNGEKRDLEVDNRTSLLDALREHLHLTGTKKGCDHGQCGACTVMVDGHRINSCLTLAVMHEGDQITTIEGLGQPENLHPMQAAFVKHDGFQCGYCTPGQICSSVAVLEEIKANIPSHVTGDLTAQAAVTPAEIRERMSGNICRCGAYSNIVDAISEVAGIKA